One Rhodoferax ferrireducens T118 DNA segment encodes these proteins:
- a CDS encoding LysR substrate-binding domain-containing protein, giving the protein METKWLEDFVSLAETRSFSRSAQLRHVTQPAFSRRIQSLETWAGTDLVDRSNYPTRLTPGGETLYAQSLEVLQALQSTRAMLRGHASAGQDVIEFAVPHTLAFTFFPAWVSALRQQFGPIKSRLIALNVHDAVMRLVEGSCDLLIAYHHPSQPFQLDADRYEMVSLGEEVVAPYAKPDADGAPMFLLPGRPGQPLPYLGYAPGAYLGQMVDLILKQSGTAIHFDRVYETDMAEGLKAMALEGHGIAFLPFSAVKKDLCARKLVSAVPLDLKGLQITMEVRLYRERPSVKENGKLGGHRSAPSVERATKSAAQALWDYLLAQGRKDPTDVVLL; this is encoded by the coding sequence ATGGAAACCAAATGGCTAGAAGACTTTGTCTCCCTGGCTGAGACCCGCAGTTTCAGCCGTTCCGCGCAATTGCGCCACGTCACGCAGCCGGCGTTTTCGCGGCGCATTCAGTCGCTTGAAACATGGGCTGGCACCGATCTGGTCGATCGAAGCAATTATCCGACCCGTCTCACCCCGGGGGGCGAAACGCTCTATGCCCAGTCATTGGAGGTATTGCAGGCTCTGCAAAGCACGCGCGCCATGCTGCGCGGGCATGCCTCTGCCGGGCAGGATGTGATTGAATTTGCCGTGCCGCACACACTGGCTTTCACGTTTTTTCCGGCCTGGGTGTCGGCCTTGCGGCAACAATTCGGCCCCATCAAGAGCCGCCTGATTGCGCTCAATGTGCACGACGCCGTCATGCGCCTGGTGGAGGGGAGTTGCGATCTGTTGATTGCCTATCATCATCCGTCCCAGCCCTTTCAGCTCGATGCTGATCGCTACGAGATGGTCAGTTTGGGCGAAGAGGTGGTGGCGCCTTATGCCAAACCGGATGCAGACGGTGCGCCGATGTTTCTGTTGCCAGGGCGACCGGGCCAACCCTTGCCGTACCTGGGCTACGCGCCTGGCGCCTATTTGGGGCAGATGGTGGACCTGATCCTCAAGCAGTCGGGCACTGCCATTCACTTTGACCGCGTTTATGAGACCGACATGGCGGAAGGCCTGAAGGCGATGGCGCTGGAAGGCCATGGCATTGCCTTTTTGCCTTTCAGTGCCGTCAAGAAAGATTTGTGCGCCAGAAAATTGGTAAGTGCGGTGCCGCTGGACCTGAAAGGTCTGCAGATCACCATGGAGGTACGGCTCTACCGGGAGCGGCCCTCGGTCAAGGAAAACGGCAAGCTCGGGGGGCACAGATCGGCCCCATCAGTTGAGCGCGCGACCAAGAGTGCGGCGCAGGCCTTGTGGGACTATTTGCTGGCGCAGGGCCGAAAGGATCCGACCGATGTTGTGTTGCTGTAG
- a CDS encoding aldo/keto reductase, which translates to MQYRSLGKSNLRVSALCLGTMMFGDQTGQAEAASIVADAHAHGVNYIDTADVYSKGGSETMVGELLKGQRHDWVLATKLGNSMSDRVNEGHYSRSWMLREVEASLARLQTDFVDILYLHRDYNGMNLEDPLRALDAMLRAGQIRYWGVSNFRGWRIAELMRLAGQLGMPGPVVCQPYYNLLNRSPEVEVLPACAHYGIGVTPYSPVARGVLTGKYPPGQTPDPSSRAGRADKRLAETEFREESLVIAQQLKVHAEAKGISLAQFACSWVLANPVVSSVIAGPRTLKQWQDYLPALDYVFAEEDEALVDSLVRPGHPSTPGYTDPAYPLNGRVRPAHAPMARS; encoded by the coding sequence ATGCAATACCGCTCTCTTGGCAAAAGCAATCTGCGAGTTTCCGCCCTGTGCCTGGGCACCATGATGTTCGGCGACCAGACCGGTCAAGCCGAGGCCGCGTCCATCGTGGCCGATGCCCACGCCCATGGCGTGAATTACATCGACACGGCCGACGTGTACAGCAAGGGTGGCTCGGAGACCATGGTGGGCGAACTTCTCAAGGGCCAGCGCCATGACTGGGTACTGGCCACCAAACTCGGCAACAGCATGTCAGACCGGGTGAACGAGGGCCATTACTCGCGCTCCTGGATGCTGCGCGAAGTGGAGGCTTCGCTGGCGCGCCTGCAAACGGATTTCGTGGACATTCTGTACTTGCACCGCGACTACAACGGCATGAACCTGGAAGATCCCTTGCGCGCGCTGGATGCGATGCTGCGCGCGGGTCAGATTCGCTATTGGGGGGTATCCAACTTCCGGGGCTGGCGCATTGCCGAGTTGATGCGTCTGGCCGGGCAGCTTGGCATGCCAGGCCCCGTGGTGTGCCAGCCTTACTACAACCTGCTCAACCGCAGTCCTGAGGTGGAGGTGCTGCCAGCCTGCGCGCATTACGGCATTGGTGTGACGCCCTACAGCCCGGTGGCGCGCGGCGTGCTCACCGGCAAGTACCCGCCGGGGCAGACACCAGACCCAAGCAGCCGCGCAGGCCGCGCCGACAAGCGCCTGGCAGAGACCGAGTTTCGGGAAGAGTCGCTGGTGATCGCGCAGCAGCTTAAAGTGCATGCCGAGGCCAAGGGCATCAGCCTGGCGCAATTTGCCTGCAGCTGGGTGCTGGCCAACCCGGTGGTCAGCTCGGTCATTGCCGGGCCGCGCACGCTCAAGCAGTGGCAAGACTACCTGCCCGCGCTCGACTACGTGTTTGCCGAGGAAGATGAGGCACTGGTGGATAGCCTGGTCAGACCGGGCCACCCGTCCACGCCTGGCTATACCGACCCGGCCTATCCGCTCAACGGCCGGGTACGCCCGGCGCATGCCCCAATGGCCCGGTCTTGA
- the pyrC gene encoding dihydroorotase, which translates to MTQAQALTITLTQPDDWHLHVRDGDALRTVVPHTAAQFGRAIIMPNLRPPVTTTAAALAYQERIQAAVPPGLRFQPLMTLYLTDNLPPDEIKRARDAGVVAVKLYPAGATTNSDAGVTDLRKTYPTLEAMQRAGLLLLVHGEVTAPEIDLFDREAVFIDTQLIPLRRDFPELKIVFEHITTKEAAQYVADADRFTAATLTAHHLLYNRNAIFTGGIRPHYYCLPVLKREVHRQALLAAATSGSNKFFLGTDSAPHPAHLKENASGCAGCYTAHAAMEMYAEAFDSVAALDRLEAFASFHGADFYGLPRNTGRISLRRETWTPPARFAFGEAELKPLRSGETLPWRMI; encoded by the coding sequence ATGACACAAGCCCAGGCTCTCACCATCACCCTGACACAACCCGACGACTGGCATTTGCACGTGCGTGATGGCGACGCCCTGCGCACGGTGGTGCCGCACACTGCCGCCCAGTTTGGCCGCGCCATCATCATGCCCAACCTGCGCCCGCCCGTCACAACGACAGCGGCGGCGCTCGCCTACCAGGAGCGAATCCAGGCAGCGGTGCCTCCCGGCCTGCGGTTTCAGCCACTGATGACGCTCTACCTCACCGACAACTTGCCCCCCGATGAGATCAAACGTGCGCGGGATGCCGGCGTGGTAGCCGTCAAGCTCTACCCGGCGGGCGCCACCACCAACAGCGACGCCGGTGTGACCGACCTGCGCAAGACCTACCCAACGCTGGAAGCCATGCAGCGCGCGGGCCTGCTGTTGCTGGTGCATGGGGAAGTGACCGCACCCGAGATCGACCTGTTTGACCGCGAGGCGGTCTTCATTGATACGCAGTTGATCCCTTTGCGCCGTGATTTTCCTGAACTGAAAATCGTGTTCGAGCACATCACCACCAAAGAGGCCGCGCAGTACGTTGCCGATGCGGATCGCTTCACCGCCGCCACGCTCACCGCACATCATCTGCTGTACAACCGCAATGCCATCTTTACCGGCGGCATTCGCCCGCATTACTACTGTTTGCCGGTGTTGAAGCGGGAAGTTCACCGCCAGGCCCTGCTTGCCGCGGCCACCAGCGGCTCGAACAAGTTCTTTTTGGGCACCGACAGCGCGCCGCATCCGGCCCACTTGAAAGAGAACGCCTCGGGCTGCGCTGGCTGCTACACGGCGCACGCCGCCATGGAGATGTATGCCGAGGCGTTTGATTCGGTGGCTGCGCTGGACAGGCTGGAGGCTTTTGCCAGCTTTCATGGCGCCGATTTTTATGGCTTGCCACGAAACACGGGTCGCATTAGCTTGCGGCGCGAGACCTGGACACCGCCGGCGCGTTTTGCCTTTGGTGAAGCCGAACTCAAGCCGCTTCGGTCTGGCGAAACACTGCCGTGGCGAATGATTTAA
- the htpX gene encoding protease HtpX: MKRILLFVLTNVAVVAVLGIVASLLGVNRYLTASGLDLGSLLGFALVIGFGGAIISLLISKPMAKWTTGVRIISQPQNVDEAWIVETVRKLADTAGIGMPEVGIFDGAPNAFATGAFKNSALVAVSTGLLQGMTREEIEAVIGHEVAHVANGDMVTMALIQGVMNTFVVFLSRVIAFAIDGFLRKGDERSSGPGIGYMITTVVLDIVLGFAAAIVVAWFSRHREFRADAGAAKLMNRKQPMINALARLGGMTPGELPKSMAAMGIAGGIGKLFSTHPPIEERIAALQNAPL; the protein is encoded by the coding sequence ATGAAACGTATTCTCTTGTTTGTTTTGACCAATGTCGCCGTGGTCGCGGTGCTGGGCATCGTTGCCAGCTTGCTGGGGGTGAACCGTTACCTGACGGCAAGCGGGCTTGACCTGGGCTCCTTGCTCGGCTTTGCCTTGGTCATTGGTTTTGGCGGCGCCATCATTTCGCTGTTGATCAGCAAGCCGATGGCCAAATGGACCACGGGCGTGCGCATCATCAGCCAGCCGCAAAACGTCGACGAGGCCTGGATTGTGGAGACCGTGCGCAAATTGGCCGACACAGCTGGCATTGGTATGCCGGAAGTGGGTATTTTTGACGGTGCGCCCAATGCCTTCGCCACCGGAGCGTTCAAGAACTCGGCGCTGGTGGCTGTGTCCACCGGCTTGTTGCAGGGTATGACGCGTGAAGAGATTGAGGCCGTGATCGGCCACGAAGTTGCCCACGTTGCCAATGGTGACATGGTCACCATGGCCCTGATTCAAGGCGTGATGAACACCTTTGTGGTGTTCCTGAGCCGCGTGATCGCCTTTGCCATCGACGGCTTCTTGCGCAAAGGCGACGAGCGCTCCAGCGGCCCCGGCATTGGCTACATGATCACCACCGTCGTGCTTGACATCGTGCTCGGTTTTGCGGCCGCCATCGTGGTGGCCTGGTTCTCCCGTCACCGTGAATTCCGGGCCGATGCTGGCGCTGCCAAGCTCATGAATCGCAAGCAGCCGATGATCAACGCGCTGGCGCGGCTCGGTGGCATGACGCCGGGCGAGTTGCCCAAGAGCATGGCGGCCATGGGCATTGCGGGTGGCATTGGCAAGCTGTTCTCGACCCACCCGCCGATTGAAGAGCGCATCGCGGCTTTGCAAAACGCGCCGCTGTGA
- a CDS encoding NAD(P)/FAD-dependent oxidoreductase has protein sequence MIRLSELKLALDHTPDDLQALILKILGIATTELAQWQIFKRSFDARQAQVRVVYIVDVALVEPAQEGPVLQRHAANPHIQPTPDMSYRLVAQAPANLAVRPVVVGFGPCGIFAALMLAHMGFKPIVLERGKKVRERTQDTWGLWRKHVLNPESNVQFGEGGAGTFSDGKLYSQIKDPRYLGRKVMTEFVKAGAPPEILVESHPHIGTFKLVKVVENLRAQIISLGGEIRFEQRVTDVLVEDNPQGQHMRGLTVLDQSTGQSYDLRADQVVMALGHSSRDTFAMLHERGVAMDAKPFSVGFRIEHPQSVIDRARWGRHAGHPSLGAADYKLVHHAQNGRAVYSFCMCPGGTVVAATSEPGRVVTNGMSQYSRNERNANAGLVVGIEPTDFCQDEAAFVQAFGTAAGARHFEGSQRLKRQNPKATHPLAGINLQRQLESGAYLLGGSNYEAPGQLVGEFIQGRASTTLGSVLPSYQPGVKLGDLHQALPDYAIAALREALPAFGQKIKGFDMPDAVLTGVETRTSSPLRMPRGDNFQSVNTRGLYPAGEGAGYAGGILSAGVDGIKVAEALALSLTH, from the coding sequence ATGATCCGACTCTCTGAGCTCAAGCTCGCGCTTGACCACACGCCTGACGACCTGCAGGCACTCATCCTGAAAATCCTGGGCATTGCGACCACTGAGCTAGCCCAGTGGCAGATTTTCAAACGCAGTTTTGACGCCCGCCAAGCGCAGGTGCGGGTGGTTTATATCGTGGATGTGGCGCTGGTTGAACCGGCGCAAGAAGGCCCGGTGCTGCAGCGGCATGCGGCTAACCCGCACATACAACCCACGCCCGACATGAGCTATCGGCTGGTGGCACAAGCCCCCGCGAATTTGGCCGTGCGCCCGGTGGTGGTTGGCTTTGGCCCGTGCGGCATTTTTGCCGCGCTCATGCTGGCGCACATGGGCTTCAAGCCGATCGTGCTGGAGCGCGGTAAAAAAGTGCGCGAGCGCACCCAGGACACCTGGGGCCTGTGGCGCAAGCATGTGCTCAACCCCGAATCCAATGTGCAGTTTGGCGAGGGCGGTGCGGGCACGTTCTCGGATGGCAAGCTCTATAGCCAGATCAAGGACCCGCGTTATTTGGGGCGCAAGGTGATGACCGAATTTGTCAAGGCCGGTGCACCGCCCGAGATTCTGGTGGAGTCGCACCCGCACATTGGCACCTTCAAGCTGGTCAAGGTGGTGGAAAACCTGCGCGCCCAGATCATCTCGCTCGGCGGCGAGATCCGCTTTGAGCAGCGCGTGACTGACGTGCTGGTAGAAGACAACCCACAAGGTCAGCATATGCGCGGCCTGACCGTGCTGGATCAATCGACCGGACAGAGTTACGACCTGCGCGCTGACCAGGTGGTCATGGCACTGGGCCACAGCTCGCGTGACACCTTCGCCATGCTGCATGAGCGCGGCGTCGCCATGGATGCCAAACCGTTCTCGGTCGGCTTTCGCATTGAGCATCCGCAGAGCGTGATCGACCGGGCCCGCTGGGGCCGCCACGCCGGCCACCCCAGCCTGGGCGCGGCCGACTACAAACTGGTGCACCACGCGCAAAACGGCCGCGCGGTGTACAGCTTTTGCATGTGCCCCGGCGGCACCGTGGTGGCCGCGACCTCGGAGCCGGGCCGGGTGGTGACCAACGGCATGAGCCAGTACTCGCGCAACGAACGCAACGCCAATGCGGGCCTGGTGGTAGGCATTGAGCCCACGGACTTCTGCCAGGATGAAGCCGCGTTTGTGCAAGCGTTTGGCACGGCAGCCGGAGCGCGCCATTTTGAAGGGTCGCAGCGTCTGAAACGGCAGAACCCCAAGGCCACGCACCCACTGGCGGGCATCAACCTGCAGCGCCAACTGGAGTCGGGCGCCTACCTGCTGGGCGGCAGCAATTACGAGGCGCCGGGACAACTGGTCGGTGAATTTATTCAGGGCCGGGCCTCTACCACCTTGGGCTCGGTGTTGCCGTCTTACCAACCGGGCGTAAAACTGGGCGACTTGCACCAGGCCCTGCCCGACTATGCGATTGCCGCCCTGCGCGAAGCCTTGCCGGCATTTGGCCAGAAGATCAAGGGCTTTGACATGCCAGATGCGGTGCTGACGGGCGTTGAAACCCGCACCTCATCGCCCTTGCGCATGCCGCGTGGGGACAATTTTCAGAGCGTCAACACGCGAGGGCTGTACCCCGCCGGCGAAGGCGCCGGCTACGCCGGTGGCATATTGTCAGCCGGGGTGGATGGCATCAAAGTGGCCGAAGCGCTGGCACTGAGCCTGACGCACTGA
- a CDS encoding YybH family protein, translating into MTISFNDPVKQEIWATLRALNDAWTQGDPDDLVNYFHPNMVAITATDRLRRDGAAECLAGWKGFAEATQIHHWEEIDPVIHVYGDAAVVAYYFDMSFTMGGQTINMGGRDMFFFAREKGRWWAVADQFSAYPA; encoded by the coding sequence ATGACCATCAGCTTCAACGACCCCGTCAAACAGGAAATCTGGGCAACCCTGCGCGCATTGAATGATGCCTGGACCCAAGGCGATCCGGATGACCTTGTCAACTACTTTCACCCCAACATGGTCGCCATTACCGCCACCGACCGGCTGCGGCGGGACGGCGCCGCCGAGTGCCTTGCGGGCTGGAAGGGTTTTGCCGAGGCCACGCAGATTCACCACTGGGAGGAAATCGACCCCGTCATCCATGTCTATGGCGACGCCGCGGTTGTGGCCTACTACTTCGACATGTCATTCACCATGGGCGGACAAACCATCAACATGGGGGGACGAGACATGTTCTTCTTCGCCAGGGAGAAAGGCCGTTGGTGGGCTGTGGCGGATCAATTCTCGGCCTACCCAGCTTGA
- a CDS encoding TfoX/Sxy family DNA transformation protein, whose amino-acid sequence MSTTQSIIDFLLDQLADCGAVTARKMFGEYCLYYDGRPVGLVCDNQLFLKNTVQGRGLLEEVVEAAPYPRARPHLLLTADQWDDRHNLCQLVRVTADALSLVEAPGPVKVRTAPAKPGGVAQGAAASVATLPNLGPKSRQMLEAAGIRTLAQLKKLGSVVAYAKVKRCSGSASLNLLWALEGALSGLPWQVVAREHRTSLLLALEQHEQGADRRPSP is encoded by the coding sequence ATGTCAACCACTCAAAGCATCATTGATTTTCTGCTTGACCAACTCGCGGACTGTGGTGCCGTGACGGCGCGCAAGATGTTTGGCGAATACTGCCTTTATTACGACGGGCGTCCGGTCGGGCTGGTGTGCGACAACCAACTGTTTCTCAAAAACACGGTGCAGGGGCGCGGGTTGCTTGAGGAAGTGGTCGAGGCGGCACCCTATCCGCGTGCCAGGCCTCATTTGCTGCTGACAGCCGATCAATGGGACGACCGCCACAACTTGTGTCAACTGGTGCGGGTCACTGCCGATGCACTGAGCCTGGTCGAAGCGCCTGGGCCGGTCAAAGTCCGCACGGCACCGGCTAAACCTGGTGGAGTTGCCCAGGGCGCTGCGGCGTCCGTTGCAACGCTGCCGAACCTGGGGCCCAAATCGCGGCAAATGCTGGAAGCGGCCGGTATCCGCACCCTGGCGCAATTGAAAAAACTGGGCTCAGTGGTGGCCTATGCCAAAGTCAAGCGTTGCAGCGGGTCTGCGAGCCTGAATCTGCTGTGGGCGCTGGAGGGCGCCCTGAGCGGTTTGCCCTGGCAAGTGGTGGCGCGGGAACATCGCACCAGTTTGCTGCTGGCGCTGGAACAGCATGAGCAGGGCGCGGACAGGCGTCCCTCGCCCTGA
- a CDS encoding diguanylate cyclase → MRCMLVFCAIFGLSTSVAALSAPAPILLDESNPLVQAWPAVTLLSDPQKKLGIKEVMEARDRFTTPETAYGTLGLRKDAVWLLVPISVSSQSNGLWVLDIDYPVLNRIDVYLTHDKTLMEQARLGSLQPQDQRPIRSRSHSFGLKLKAGANYDLYLRIESKGALILPITLSKPSEFHANALGEQMLQGLLTGLALCLLVYSLAQWLTLGEPLYVKYAILIFGSLLFSMLQFGVGAQYVWRGNTWMELHTAGLASLIAATGSFLFIEQALEGPDVHPWISRLMKAGAGFTVFFALCFSFDLIDIYIVTAVISTLGLAPALLGLPGAISRARRGDSVGIYFLLAWAAYFVTTAVMVEVIKGRVGVNFWTLHSFQFGATFDMLVFMRVLGLRTKALHKAVEHARRERDSLHSLAHTDPLTGLPNRRSLNASMADAINHAGPENVVAVYMMDLDGFKQINDQYGHDVGDELLIAVAARLRANVRHSDLIARLGGDEFVVISSGLHSVQQARDRADKLLEAFNDPFALSEKICRIGLTIGYALAPQDGSDAISLFKRADAAMYAGKNDGKHCARRGDGTVPASSHTDWQPLDGSKVTEF, encoded by the coding sequence ATGCGTTGCATGCTCGTGTTCTGCGCCATTTTTGGGCTCAGCACATCGGTGGCGGCATTGTCGGCACCCGCTCCGATTCTTCTGGATGAATCAAATCCGCTGGTACAGGCTTGGCCGGCGGTGACGCTGCTCTCCGACCCGCAAAAGAAGCTGGGCATCAAGGAAGTCATGGAGGCAAGGGACCGGTTCACCACACCAGAAACCGCCTATGGCACGCTGGGATTGCGCAAGGATGCCGTGTGGCTTCTGGTCCCGATCTCAGTGTCCAGCCAAAGCAATGGCCTTTGGGTGTTGGATATCGATTACCCCGTGCTCAACCGTATCGACGTCTACCTTACCCATGACAAAACCCTCATGGAACAAGCCAGGCTGGGCAGCCTGCAACCCCAAGACCAGCGACCCATTCGCAGTCGCTCGCATTCTTTTGGCTTGAAGCTGAAAGCGGGCGCCAACTACGATTTGTACCTGCGCATCGAAAGCAAGGGCGCCCTGATATTGCCCATCACGCTGAGCAAGCCCTCGGAATTTCATGCCAATGCGCTGGGGGAACAAATGCTGCAAGGCCTGCTCACCGGCCTAGCCCTGTGCCTGCTGGTGTACAGCCTGGCGCAATGGCTTACCCTGGGTGAGCCTCTGTACGTCAAGTACGCCATCCTCATATTTGGAAGCCTGCTGTTTTCAATGCTTCAATTTGGCGTCGGAGCCCAATATGTGTGGCGCGGCAATACGTGGATGGAACTCCATACCGCCGGTTTGGCATCGCTGATCGCCGCCACCGGCTCCTTCCTGTTTATCGAACAAGCCCTGGAGGGCCCCGACGTCCACCCATGGATCAGTCGGCTCATGAAAGCGGGTGCCGGTTTTACCGTTTTCTTTGCCTTGTGTTTCTCCTTTGACTTGATCGACATCTATATCGTCACGGCCGTCATCAGCACGCTGGGTCTGGCGCCAGCCCTGCTGGGTTTGCCGGGCGCCATTTCACGGGCACGTCGCGGCGACAGTGTTGGCATCTATTTTTTGTTGGCGTGGGCGGCCTATTTTGTGACGACAGCGGTCATGGTCGAAGTGATCAAGGGGCGCGTCGGCGTCAACTTCTGGACCCTGCACTCCTTCCAGTTTGGCGCCACCTTCGACATGTTGGTATTCATGCGGGTGCTGGGCTTGCGAACCAAAGCCTTGCACAAGGCGGTAGAACATGCCAGGCGTGAACGGGACAGCCTGCATTCGCTGGCACATACGGACCCGCTGACCGGACTGCCCAATCGCCGCAGTCTGAATGCTTCGATGGCGGACGCCATCAATCACGCCGGACCGGAAAATGTTGTCGCTGTGTATATGATGGACCTGGACGGGTTCAAACAAATCAACGACCAGTACGGTCATGACGTTGGCGATGAACTGCTGATCGCCGTCGCGGCGCGCCTGCGGGCCAATGTGCGTCACAGCGACCTTATCGCGCGCTTGGGTGGCGACGAATTTGTCGTGATATCCAGCGGTTTGCACAGTGTGCAACAAGCCAGAGACCGTGCCGACAAGCTTCTTGAGGCGTTCAACGACCCCTTTGCCTTGTCAGAGAAAATCTGCCGCATCGGTCTGACCATAGGCTATGCGCTTGCGCCCCAGGATGGGAGCGACGCCATCAGTCTTTTCAAGCGCGCCGATGCCGCCATGTATGCCGGCAAGAATGACGGCAAGCATTGTGCACGTCGCGGCGATGGCACAGTACCCGCCTCAAGTCATACGGACTGGCAACCACTCGATGGCAGCAAGGTCACGGAGTTCTAA
- a CDS encoding GlxA family transcriptional regulator: MPSSRIALLIEPGSTPSSVMTTLDMINIARRYPQAADCQVDLLSSMGGAIELAAAVRVETQAMPASLARYAAVILPGFFADDVASLTLQLQTLWQPAMARLRTVRPGTPVAASCYGTFVLAESGLLDGRHATTTWWLQAVFRQRYPAIHLDADRVLVDDGNAITAGAMTAHTDLSLHMLRRLFGAALARHVGGIMLVDGARTSQRPFMALQRHFADPLIQEAADWMAQRCTTPVSTQDLAAALHVSYRTLHRRFSAAAGMPPLTYLQELRVEHAKELLEDSRLSLEQIVERIGYSDVSAFRRLFSRTAGLSPAQYRQRFKRTL, translated from the coding sequence ATGCCATCGTCTCGCATCGCACTCCTGATTGAACCCGGCTCCACGCCGTCCAGTGTCATGACCACACTGGACATGATCAACATCGCCCGGCGTTACCCGCAGGCAGCGGATTGCCAGGTCGATCTGCTCTCCTCGATGGGCGGAGCCATTGAGCTTGCTGCGGCGGTGCGCGTGGAAACCCAAGCCATGCCAGCTTCACTGGCGCGTTATGCCGCAGTCATCCTGCCCGGCTTCTTTGCGGACGATGTCGCATCCCTGACGCTGCAGTTGCAAACCCTCTGGCAACCGGCCATGGCACGCTTGCGCACCGTGCGCCCGGGCACGCCGGTGGCGGCCAGTTGCTACGGCACCTTCGTGCTGGCCGAAAGCGGCTTGCTGGACGGGCGCCACGCCACCACCACCTGGTGGCTGCAGGCGGTCTTTCGGCAACGCTATCCCGCAATCCATCTGGATGCCGACCGGGTCTTGGTAGATGACGGCAACGCCATCACCGCGGGTGCCATGACGGCGCACACCGACCTCTCGCTGCACATGTTGCGCCGCCTGTTCGGCGCGGCACTGGCGCGCCATGTGGGCGGCATCATGCTGGTGGACGGGGCCAGAACCTCGCAACGCCCGTTCATGGCACTGCAGCGCCATTTTGCCGATCCGCTGATACAGGAAGCAGCTGACTGGATGGCGCAACGTTGCACGACACCCGTCTCCACCCAAGACCTGGCTGCCGCGCTGCACGTCAGCTACCGCACACTGCACCGCCGCTTCAGCGCCGCTGCAGGCATGCCGCCGCTGACCTATCTGCAGGAACTGCGCGTGGAACACGCCAAGGAGTTGCTCGAAGACAGCCGGTTGAGCCTGGAACAGATCGTGGAGCGCATTGGCTACAGCGATGTGTCGGCATTTCGACGGCTGTTCTCCAGAACCGCAGGCTTGAGCCCAGCGCAATACCGCCAACGGTTCAAAAGAACACTGTAA
- a CDS encoding LysE family transporter, translated as MELSTWLTFFAASWAISISPGPGAIASMSAGLNHGFKRGYVIIFGLVLGIWTQLAVVGVGLGALVAASSTAFTVVKWLGVAYLVWLGIAQWRAPARPMVAVSDSGELVSRRSMILRAWMINVVNPKGTVFLLAVVPQFMNLSQPLLPQYLTIGATLAFTDMVVMAGYTALAAKVLGALKEPSHIRVMNRTFGSLFVLAGSLLALFKRAV; from the coding sequence ATGGAACTCTCTACCTGGTTAACCTTTTTCGCCGCCTCGTGGGCCATCAGCATCTCGCCTGGGCCGGGCGCCATTGCCTCGATGAGCGCCGGCTTGAATCATGGTTTCAAGCGCGGCTATGTCATCATTTTTGGCTTGGTGCTGGGCATCTGGACGCAGTTGGCAGTTGTCGGTGTGGGTTTGGGCGCGCTGGTTGCGGCGTCCAGCACCGCGTTTACCGTCGTCAAGTGGCTGGGCGTGGCGTATCTGGTGTGGCTGGGCATTGCGCAGTGGCGCGCCCCTGCGCGGCCGATGGTGGCAGTGTCAGATTCCGGCGAGCTTGTCAGCCGGCGCTCCATGATTCTGCGCGCCTGGATGATCAATGTGGTCAACCCCAAGGGCACGGTGTTTCTGCTGGCGGTGGTGCCGCAGTTCATGAATTTGTCGCAGCCGCTGCTGCCGCAGTACCTGACTATCGGCGCCACGCTGGCGTTTACCGACATGGTGGTGATGGCCGGTTACACCGCCTTGGCGGCCAAGGTGCTGGGGGCCTTGAAGGAACCGTCCCACATTCGTGTCATGAACCGCACCTTTGGCAGCCTGTTTGTGCTGGCGGGCTCGCTGCTGGCGCTGTTCAAGCGGGCAGTCTGA
- a CDS encoding DUF302 domain-containing protein has protein sequence MNSINFKREIQGTVDHAVERVTKALGEEGFGILTRIDMHSKIKEKTGKDIIPTIILGACNPNLAYEAYTANSDVASLLPCNAVIREVAPGVISVELAAPSGLMRILGDAKLTAMAQEADERLQRALAKL, from the coding sequence ATGAACAGCATCAATTTCAAGCGTGAGATACAAGGCACCGTCGATCATGCGGTGGAGCGTGTGACCAAGGCGCTGGGTGAGGAAGGCTTCGGCATCCTGACGCGCATCGACATGCACAGCAAAATCAAGGAAAAAACCGGCAAGGACATCATCCCCACCATCATTCTTGGCGCCTGCAATCCAAACCTGGCCTATGAGGCCTACACCGCCAACAGCGACGTGGCGAGTCTGCTGCCGTGCAACGCCGTCATCCGTGAAGTCGCGCCGGGCGTGATTTCGGTGGAACTCGCCGCACCCTCGGGCTTGATGCGCATCCTGGGCGACGCGAAGCTCACCGCCATGGCGCAGGAGGCCGACGAGCGCCTCCAGCGTGCGCTGGCCAAGCTGTAG